From the Priestia koreensis genome, one window contains:
- a CDS encoding ABC transporter permease: protein MAELARKEASLPPSAPQQDESISPWKEAWRGFRKNKLAVIGTGIVLFFIILALAAPWIAPQGFNEQMISKKLQPPSSEHWFGTDDFGRDILSRVIYGARISLWVGFVAVLGSVIVGSLLGILAGYYGKWIDTIISRVFDIMLAFPSILLAIGIVAVLGPSLENALIAIAVINIPNFGRLIRSKVLSVKQEEYILSAKAIGMKDSRILFHHILPNSMTPIIVQGTLAIATAIIEAAALGFLGLGARAPEPEWGKMLADSKTFLVQAPWTMVFPGIAIMLTVLGFNLMGDGLRDALDPRMKN from the coding sequence ATGGCAGAACTAGCGAGAAAAGAAGCTTCCTTACCGCCTTCAGCACCACAGCAAGATGAGTCCATTTCTCCGTGGAAAGAAGCATGGAGGGGATTTCGTAAAAATAAACTAGCGGTCATTGGGACAGGTATCGTACTTTTCTTTATTATATTGGCACTTGCTGCACCTTGGATCGCACCACAGGGCTTCAATGAGCAGATGATCTCGAAAAAGCTTCAGCCCCCTTCAAGTGAGCACTGGTTTGGGACAGATGATTTTGGACGGGACATCCTTTCACGTGTCATATACGGAGCGAGAATTTCCTTATGGGTTGGCTTTGTAGCCGTTCTAGGATCTGTGATAGTAGGAAGCTTGCTTGGAATTTTAGCAGGGTACTATGGAAAATGGATTGATACAATCATTTCACGAGTTTTCGATATTATGCTTGCTTTCCCGAGTATTCTATTAGCAATTGGAATCGTAGCGGTATTAGGACCTTCCTTAGAAAATGCTTTGATTGCGATTGCGGTTATAAATATTCCAAATTTCGGGCGTCTTATTCGATCCAAAGTATTGAGTGTTAAACAGGAGGAGTACATTCTGTCAGCGAAAGCAATTGGGATGAAGGACAGCCGTATTCTTTTCCATCATATTTTGCCGAACAGCATGACGCCAATTATTGTACAGGGTACGCTAGCTATCGCAACGGCAATTATTGAAGCAGCTGCTCTTGGGTTTTTAGGGTTAGGTGCGAGAGCCCCAGAACCTGAGTGGGGGAAGATGCTAGCAGATTCTAAAACGTTTTTAGTACAAGCTCCTTGGACAATGGTTTTCCCCGGCATCGCCATTATGCTGACGGTTCTAGGGTTTAATCTCATGGGAGACGGATTACGAGATGCGCTAGACCCAAGAATGAAAAATTAA
- a CDS encoding FUSC family protein, giving the protein MKLGARILKTGIAITLALVLAKYLGSPSPIFAGIAAIFAIQPSIYRSYLTVLEQVQGNVIGALLAVVFVLIFGNNPFIIGLTAVIVIGINLKLKINNTIGLALVTVLSIMESTSDHFVLFALIRFSTILLGVLSAFAVNLIFLPPKYETKLYYKIVYTTEEIIKWIRISMRQATEYTLLKADISKIKDQIKRMDQFFDFYKEERTHSKKNRYVKSRKLVLFRQMIVTTNASYKILKLLHRLENDILHLPKNMQDLITSEIECLLGYHEHLMLKFIGKIKVQQTEPIADEACTGRRALIHAFMQQRLQEEDSDNKAVYHLFPVVAAILEYSDHLDHLETLIDSFHSYHKDINEFQIEDEPELE; this is encoded by the coding sequence ATGAAACTTGGAGCCCGCATTTTAAAAACGGGAATTGCCATTACGCTTGCTTTAGTTCTAGCTAAGTATCTAGGGAGCCCTTCTCCCATCTTTGCGGGAATTGCTGCGATATTTGCGATTCAACCATCGATTTATCGCTCTTACCTAACCGTGCTTGAACAGGTACAAGGAAACGTAATTGGCGCGTTATTAGCGGTAGTTTTTGTACTGATCTTTGGTAATAATCCTTTCATTATTGGACTAACAGCTGTTATTGTTATTGGTATCAACTTAAAACTTAAAATTAATAATACCATTGGTTTAGCCTTAGTAACGGTCTTGTCCATCATGGAGAGCACGAGCGATCACTTCGTTCTATTTGCACTTATACGTTTTAGTACTATTCTGCTCGGTGTACTTTCAGCCTTTGCGGTAAACTTAATTTTTCTCCCACCTAAGTATGAAACAAAGCTTTACTATAAAATTGTTTATACAACGGAAGAGATTATTAAATGGATTCGTATTAGCATGCGCCAAGCAACAGAATACACTCTTTTAAAAGCTGATATTAGTAAAATCAAGGATCAAATCAAACGCATGGATCAATTCTTTGATTTTTACAAAGAAGAGCGTACGCATTCGAAGAAAAATAGGTATGTAAAATCAAGAAAGCTAGTTCTCTTTCGTCAAATGATTGTTACGACAAATGCTTCCTATAAAATTTTAAAATTGTTACACCGCTTAGAGAATGATATCTTGCATCTTCCTAAAAACATGCAAGACTTAATTACAAGCGAAATAGAATGCTTACTAGGATATCACGAGCACTTAATGCTCAAATTTATCGGTAAAATTAAAGTCCAGCAAACTGAACCCATTGCAGATGAGGCTTGCACAGGCAGACGCGCTCTTATTCATGCGTTTATGCAACAACGATTACAAGAAGAGGATAGCGACAATAAAGCAGTTTATCACCTGTTCCCTGTTGTAGCGGCTATTCTAGAATATAGTGACCATTTGGATCATTTAGAGACCTTAATTGATAGTTTCCATAGCTATCACAAAGACATTAATGAATTTCAAATTGAAGATGAACCTGAACTTGAATAG
- a CDS encoding ABC transporter permease yields MFSYITRRVLMLIPVLLGLSLVVFFMIRAIPGDPAQVILGQLATKESIANLTKQLGLDQPWYIQYFHYLGDLFTGNLGDSLRTKSPISEEIWPYLAATIELSLVAIIIAIVIGVNAGIISAWFQNSWFDYVAMLLALIGVSIPIFWLGLMEQWAFAINLDWLPTMGREDVRAPIEAITHLYIIDTLIQGRFDQFWTVIQHLILPSLALATIPMAIIARITRSSMLEVMRSDFIRTARAKGLKMFWVVYKHCLKNAVIPIITIIGLQFGLLLGGAILTETIFSWPGIGRYIYEAIGYRDYPVIQSGILIIAILFVLINLIVDLLYAVVDPRIKYN; encoded by the coding sequence ATGTTCTCATATATTACACGACGAGTATTAATGTTAATTCCTGTTCTATTGGGCCTTTCTCTAGTGGTATTTTTTATGATCCGTGCCATACCTGGAGATCCGGCTCAGGTGATATTAGGTCAGCTAGCTACGAAAGAATCGATTGCGAACTTAACGAAGCAGCTTGGATTAGATCAGCCTTGGTATATCCAATATTTTCACTATCTAGGGGATCTATTCACAGGAAATCTAGGCGATTCACTGCGTACAAAATCACCGATTAGCGAAGAGATTTGGCCATATTTAGCCGCAACAATTGAATTATCGCTAGTTGCGATCATCATTGCCATTGTGATTGGTGTAAATGCCGGCATTATTAGTGCATGGTTCCAAAATTCCTGGTTTGACTATGTAGCAATGCTTCTTGCCTTAATTGGCGTGTCCATTCCTATTTTCTGGCTTGGGCTTATGGAGCAGTGGGCATTTGCCATTAATCTTGACTGGCTTCCAACGATGGGCCGGGAGGATGTAAGGGCGCCTATAGAGGCCATCACACATCTTTATATTATAGATACATTAATACAGGGGCGCTTTGATCAATTCTGGACCGTCATTCAACATTTAATTTTACCAAGCCTTGCGCTTGCAACGATCCCAATGGCAATTATTGCCCGTATTACACGCTCAAGTATGCTTGAGGTCATGCGTTCAGATTTCATCCGAACAGCCCGTGCAAAAGGGTTGAAAATGTTTTGGGTTGTGTACAAACACTGTTTAAAAAATGCCGTCATTCCTATTATTACAATCATTGGATTACAGTTTGGCTTGTTACTAGGTGGTGCGATTTTAACGGAAACGATCTTCAGCTGGCCTGGAATTGGCCGCTATATTTACGAAGCAATCGGTTATCGTGACTATCCTGTTATTCAATCAGGAATTTTAATTATTGCTATTTTGTTCGTTTTGATCAATTTAATTGTCGATCTGTTATACGCAGTTGTTGATCCACGTATTAAATATAATTAG